A stretch of Carnobacteriaceae bacterium zg-C25 DNA encodes these proteins:
- the nth gene encoding endonuclease III, whose product MLSSKKLNAVLDLMANEFPNAWCELTFTNTFELLIAVLLSARTTDKAVNKITPRLFKKYPTPEHFIAVDVEELMEDINTIGLYRNKAVHIQQCCQRLIDVYDGCVPDTFEDLTSLAGVGRKTANVVLSVGFNKPAIAVDTHVERVSKCLGAIHEDATPLEVEEMLMKKVPKTKWSQTHHLLIFWGRYRCTRSKRNHNCPACQALLKEVKKSKSDE is encoded by the coding sequence ATGCTGAGTTCAAAAAAATTGAATGCCGTACTTGACTTAATGGCAAACGAATTTCCGAACGCGTGGTGCGAACTCACGTTTACAAATACGTTTGAGTTGCTTATTGCGGTGTTGTTAAGTGCCCGTACAACAGATAAAGCGGTGAATAAAATAACGCCACGATTATTTAAAAAGTATCCCACGCCAGAACATTTTATAGCAGTAGACGTTGAAGAGTTGATGGAAGATATTAACACAATCGGATTGTATCGTAATAAAGCCGTCCATATTCAACAGTGCTGCCAACGGTTAATTGATGTGTATGATGGTTGTGTACCGGATACGTTTGAAGATTTAACGTCTTTAGCGGGCGTTGGGCGTAAAACAGCCAATGTTGTTTTAAGTGTAGGCTTTAACAAACCGGCCATTGCGGTGGATACACATGTGGAACGCGTTAGTAAATGTTTAGGTGCCATACATGAAGATGCCACGCCTTTAGAAGTAGAAGAAATGCTCATGAAAAAAGTACCTAAAACAAAATGGAGTCAAACACATCACTTATTGATTTTTTGGGGTAGGTATCGTTGTACACGTTCGAAGCGAAATCACAATTGCCCAGCATGTCAGGCACTTTTAAAAGAAGTCAAGAAAAGTAAATCAGATGAATAA
- a CDS encoding DUF5590 domain-containing protein, whose translation MKKILIYLSSVFVVLLLLTIGVLEKSFSKEEHARQQAISLVSEYNVLKQVEEFYWYRGQTETYTLYGRNNDNQLVYIVMDVKQNRGYVYHDAEIISRDAVMQRALNQYPSATVRRVVLGLENDRVIWELTYRLNGQYSYIVFDAKTGSVLHEIKNATNE comes from the coding sequence ATGAAGAAAATTTTAATCTATTTGTCAAGCGTGTTTGTCGTTTTATTACTGTTGACAATTGGAGTTTTAGAAAAAAGTTTTTCAAAAGAAGAGCATGCGCGTCAGCAAGCAATTAGTTTAGTATCCGAATACAATGTGTTAAAACAAGTAGAAGAGTTTTACTGGTACCGTGGTCAAACCGAAACGTATACATTATACGGTCGAAATAATGATAATCAGCTGGTGTATATTGTGATGGATGTGAAACAAAACCGCGGTTACGTATATCATGATGCTGAAATTATATCTCGTGATGCGGTAATGCAACGTGCATTAAATCAATATCCTAGTGCAACGGTTCGTCGTGTGGTATTGGGATTGGAAAATGATCGCGTTATATGGGAATTGACGTATCGATTAAATGGTCAGTACAGTTATATCGTCTTTGATGCCAAAACAGGTAGCGTTTTACATGAAATCAAAAATGCAACAAATGAATAA
- a CDS encoding cupin domain-containing protein, producing MNAMDWVKRLDLQPHQEGGYFRQTYASPETTTHNGQDRFFATSILFLLTANNPSHLHRLSNDEIWYYHTGHSLTIHLLYPDGTYEAIRLGLEPGEHLQYTVPRGVIFGSSIDSDNPEDFALVSCGVTPGFDYRDFELFTQEQLLKDYPQHEEMIRRMAFETLDNA from the coding sequence ATGAATGCTATGGACTGGGTAAAACGACTAGATTTACAACCACATCAAGAAGGGGGATACTTTCGACAAACGTACGCTAGCCCTGAAACGACAACACACAATGGGCAAGATCGTTTTTTTGCTACATCTATTTTATTTTTATTAACGGCAAATAATCCATCCCACTTACACCGTTTATCTAACGATGAAATTTGGTACTATCACACTGGACATAGTTTAACGATTCATTTACTTTATCCCGATGGAACATACGAAGCCATTCGCCTAGGTTTAGAACCGGGGGAACATTTGCAATATACGGTTCCGCGTGGTGTTATTTTTGGCTCAAGCATTGACAGTGACAACCCCGAAGATTTTGCACTCGTGAGTTGTGGTGTGACACCGGGGTTCGATTATCGCGATTTCGAATTATTTACACAAGAACAATTATTGAAAGACTACCCACAACACGAAGAGATGATTAGACGCATGGCATTTGAAACGTTGGATAACGCATAA
- the asnS gene encoding asparagine--tRNA ligase, with the protein MKRITMDQAKKFVGQEVTIGAWVANKRSSGKIAFLQLRDGKVHFQAIVVKNDVSEETFEAAKSLGQESSVLVRGIVQEDTRSKLGYELLVTDLTVVGESHDYPITPKEHGTDFLMDHRHLWLRSSKQHAIMQVRNEIIRATYEFFNKEGFIKIDAPILTSSSPEGTTELFETDYFGTPAYLSQTGQLYGEAAAMAFGKIFTFGPTFRAEKSKTRRHLTEFWMIEPEMAFVEHDESLDVQEAYVKYLIQAVLDNQRYALGVLERDVDLLQKYVNEPFKRVTYDDAIALLQEKQAENDYEPITWGDDFGSPHETFISNYYGVPTFIMNYPKAIKAFYMKEHPEREDVVICADLIAPEGYGEIIGGSERSVDYGALQQKIQDLGLSMDDYAWYLDLSKYGGVPHSGFGLGLERAVTFICGTEHIRESSPFPRLLNRIYP; encoded by the coding sequence ATGAAAAGAATCACAATGGATCAAGCCAAAAAGTTTGTTGGACAAGAAGTGACCATTGGTGCGTGGGTTGCAAACAAACGTTCGAGTGGGAAAATCGCTTTTTTACAATTACGAGATGGTAAAGTTCACTTTCAAGCAATTGTTGTTAAAAATGATGTGAGTGAAGAAACATTTGAAGCGGCAAAAAGTTTAGGTCAAGAAAGTTCTGTTCTTGTGCGCGGTATTGTACAAGAAGATACACGTTCAAAATTGGGGTATGAACTATTGGTGACCGATTTAACGGTAGTGGGCGAAAGTCACGATTACCCGATTACACCAAAAGAACATGGAACAGACTTTTTAATGGATCATCGTCATTTATGGTTACGTTCAAGTAAACAACATGCCATTATGCAAGTGCGTAACGAAATTATTCGTGCGACGTACGAGTTTTTTAATAAAGAAGGATTTATTAAAATTGACGCACCTATTTTAACGTCAAGTTCACCGGAAGGTACGACAGAATTATTTGAAACCGATTATTTTGGGACACCGGCATACTTGAGTCAAACAGGACAATTATACGGTGAAGCGGCAGCGATGGCATTTGGTAAAATTTTTACGTTTGGCCCAACGTTTCGTGCTGAAAAATCTAAAACACGCCGTCATTTGACAGAGTTTTGGATGATTGAGCCGGAAATGGCATTTGTAGAGCACGACGAATCGTTAGACGTTCAAGAAGCCTATGTCAAATATTTAATTCAAGCGGTTTTAGATAATCAACGTTATGCGCTAGGTGTATTAGAGCGTGATGTTGATTTGTTACAAAAATACGTAAACGAACCATTTAAACGAGTAACTTATGATGATGCGATTGCATTATTGCAAGAAAAACAAGCTGAAAATGATTATGAACCAATTACATGGGGCGATGATTTTGGTTCACCGCATGAAACATTTATTTCTAATTACTATGGTGTACCAACATTCATTATGAATTATCCAAAAGCAATTAAGGCGTTCTATATGAAAGAACACCCAGAACGTGAAGATGTTGTCATTTGTGCCGATTTAATTGCACCAGAAGGTTATGGTGAAATTATTGGTGGTAGTGAGCGTAGTGTTGATTACGGCGCTTTACAACAAAAAATTCAAGACCTTGGATTGAGCATGGATGACTATGCATGGTATTTAGATTTGAGCAAGTATGGTGGTGTGCCACATTCTGGTTTTGGTTTAGGGTTAGAACGTGCCGTAACATTTATTTGTGGTACAGAGCACATTCGTGAATCTAGTCCATTCCCACGCTTATTAAATCGTATTTATCCTTAA
- a CDS encoding DnaD domain protein → MREKIVNLLKQTSTPLPSALFQHYQTLNLTSEEVMLLVQYAIEDGDMERVAKQMHLNDNQLAKMINALLEKQHITMETTTTSDGKIDVVYSMEPIYQKLATLLLQETPTQQANTQDLITTFEQEFGRAFSSIELETIIGWVKEDQFEESLILMALKEAVISQAVNLRYIERILLNWRQKNIKTAQQVQQETRKYRQSLAQDQLLPLDEKTVNVLTMNHTK, encoded by the coding sequence ATGAGAGAAAAAATTGTAAATTTATTGAAACAGACCAGTACGCCATTACCGAGTGCGTTATTTCAACACTATCAAACGTTGAATTTGACGAGTGAAGAAGTGATGTTATTGGTGCAGTATGCTATTGAAGATGGCGATATGGAACGTGTTGCCAAGCAAATGCATTTGAATGATAACCAATTGGCTAAAATGATTAATGCTTTACTTGAAAAACAGCACATTACAATGGAAACGACAACAACAAGTGATGGAAAAATAGATGTCGTTTATTCTATGGAGCCAATTTATCAAAAATTAGCGACACTTTTATTGCAAGAAACACCAACACAACAAGCCAACACCCAAGATTTAATTACAACATTTGAGCAGGAATTTGGTCGGGCTTTTTCAAGCATAGAATTAGAAACGATTATCGGCTGGGTTAAAGAGGATCAATTTGAAGAAAGTCTCATTTTAATGGCGCTAAAAGAGGCGGTTATTTCACAAGCAGTAAATTTAAGGTATATTGAGCGCATTTTGTTAAACTGGCGTCAGAAAAACATTAAAACGGCGCAACAAGTACAACAAGAAACGCGAAAATACCGTCAATCGCTTGCGCAAGATCAACTGTTACCGTTAGATGAAAAAACCGTAAACGTTTTGACGATGAATCATACAAAGTAG